A part of Pungitius pungitius chromosome 15, fPunPun2.1, whole genome shotgun sequence genomic DNA contains:
- the LOC119209771 gene encoding zonadhesin isoform X2 produces MLGGILTNVLVTGTLLFVTQTVTRCRGEIDFSSVTLPDWRTDSEYVTQCVHDSPGPRLCDWKAPTDDAGVTALESGPLRLEGEACLEFWYLSPVATNGTEPRVLLKSSGGLIEIWTLPPRHRDAWRQVFVPLDIINPGTQVVIEAASTEGQFEFNRMGVRRGSCGPQCDSDTELWTDESTRCLCHGGQLSCSPSQCPESQACTPQREASTGTCTVHSHTDCSTFDGELLRFMVPCTYTLAKTCSPSEAMPMFAVEVVNKQSRNSPLPTVEEVVVNMGNFRVSLLKRETSRIVVNGVWKKLPLRLGGGTVNIKSNPAAVELGTSFGLLVSYDNAGAVHVTLPSRFSDKVCGLCGNYNHDRQDDFTKPDGTFAQNATAFAQSWQSGQASSPCEAILVPHQCDPLQVAEYASEQYCGGLVSSSGPFADCLSVLEGESYFRGCVASMCSSHGDPAALCGALQVYSDICQEAGASVPMWRNSSHCPLLCGENSHYNSCADGCPEVCSSLDMVGLCGSCEERCECDSGLKLSGGKCVPAEECGCWYDGKHYENGATFSKGECKHLCQCMGNNDMQCTAMQCTDKEVCKVKDGVKGCFPFKPATCSVYGDPHYITFDGLAYDFQGGCSYTLTTTCAEDSAVRFTVIGHNVHPGLQDFTRSKLEAVALQVEDLHLTLNQSGEVYVNNSLVRLPYSTNGAIGSVWVYLKKNNIILETTFGLRMTIDARNRLFLQVDERYMHELCGLCGTYSELQDDDFVTPGGQNATGSFEFGDSWRLPGDNECISHPSDPRHCDYDEEDEAYNECSTLLGDAFTPCHELIHPKTYVNSCVYDYCATNGDQHTLCDSLESYAAACQFAGVELLNWQLDTACAEPPTTTAHPTPSTATSPTTDHSLCPVNCDFEKNLCGWEQLLQDSFDWKRHSGSTPSSLTGPDQDHTTGAGFYMYIDGNNVTHGDSARLWSSMCNYQGPLCLRFWYHMYGSATSMALNIYLLKDNKATKLWVMMNNQGPEWHQGIVDIPVSGPFQIIIEGIRGSNALSDVAIDDISIHLSSCSGNFPGLVGGTKPPSLTAVVIPSLPICNMDCSFDSNLCSWNQMVTDSFDWTWQNGSTSTPMTGPSADHTDGHYLYIEASSVNLGDTARLISSECSESGPQCLQFWYHMYGSADTMGLHVYLLQNKVADAVWWERNDHGNIWKLAQLDITTTGAFQIIFEGRRGSNHQSDVAIDDVILHRGYCTDLPKPTIAVLTTLTVVATVGPEFPATATQTHSSPSSKPQPTLTATLTQNTDLPTTKPRQPITSKPIATTTTGPTATATPFPPTTGHPEVVTPEKPGPEFTETASPEPPTASTDGPPTTARPHPPITGNPGLGTPEHPEPETTAGPEQPATSNNGLPTTAGPHPPTTEIPGLVTPEHPKPEMTARPEQPATSTDGLPTSAGPHPPTTKIPGIGTPEQPEHEFTEKPQTTASPEPPTASTDGPPTTARPHPPTTGNPGLGTPEHPEPEMTAGPEQPATSTDGPPTTARPHPPTTEIPGLGTPEHPEPEMTAGPEQPATSTDGPPTTARPHPPTTENPGLGTPEHPEPEMTAGPEQPATSANGLPTTGGPHPPTTGNPGLGTPEHPEPETTAGPEQPATSTDGPPTTARPHPPTTGNPGLGTPEHPEPEMTAGPEQPATSTDGPPTTARPHPPTTGNPGLGTPEHPEPEMTAGPEQPATSANGLPTTGGPHPPTTGNPGLGTPEHPEPETTAGPEQPATSANGLPTTGGPHPPTTENPGLGTPEHPEPETTAGPEQPATSTDGPPTTGGPHPPTTENPGLGTPEQPEPEMTAVPEQPATSTDGPQPTTAAPHLSPVRPHSTTTTAPQRTTTNKPYSTIGRPLPTTTPQPQTTHVPTPSCPENSHYTTCIPQCSPTCEHLNGPSDCSDSEGCVKGCVCDGGFVRTSKACVPIQRCGCMDRNGTRQNFNKEWYTDHCSKKCKCEKDDGVGKIDCDDKDECGGKAVCLQNEEGNYYCQSTGFGQCTIRGDSEYRTFDELKHDFEGKHSYVLVSTNNLPYYLPHVYIEATNTVHDEEDSRHHGDDSSEEDNARRSRDKDDGDEDDEDDSKHDDDSEEHKEHHRLRELKIRVYDHTVVFKKNRKLIVDGRETKTPTSPTAGLNISLHSSRIYLKTDFGLSVEFDGRDAAEIILPNLYKRKVGGLCGNFDGHKGNDQMKLDGTRAKSIKKFGDSWKV; encoded by the exons ATGCTTGGAGGCATCCTCACAAATGTGTTGGTCACAGGGACTCTACTCTTTGTAACTCAGACAGTTACTCGGTGCAG aggtgAAATTGACTTTTCATCAGTTACTTTACCAGATTGGAGGACAGATTCAG AATATGTTACACAGTGTGTCCACGACAGCCCCGGCCCTCGCCTTTGCGACTGGAAGGCACCAACAG ATGATGCCGGAGTGACAGCTTTAGAGAGTGGTCCTCTGAGACTGGAGGGCGAGGCCTGTCTAGAGTTTTGGTACTTATCCCCAGTTGCCACTAATGGGACAGAACCCCGCGTCCTGCTGAAGAGCAGCGGTGGTCTGATAGAAATCTGGACCTTGCCTCCCCGTCACAGGGATGCTTGGAGACAAGTATTTGTTCCCTTGGACATCATCAACCCAGGGACTCAG GTCGTTATCGAAGCAGCATCCACGGAGGGACAGTTTGAATTTAACCGGATGGGTGTAAGGAGAGGCTCATGTG GACCCCAGTGTGACTCTGACACAGAGCTATGGACCGATGAGTCCACCCGCTGCCTCTGTCATGGTGGCCAGCTCTCTTGCTCCCCCTCTCAGTGCCCTGAGAGCCAAGCCTGCACCCCTCAAAGAGAGGCGTCCACCGGTACTTGCACTGTGCACAGTCACACTGACTGCAGCACTTTTGATGGAGAGCTGCTCCGCTTCATGGTGCCCTGCACCTACACGCTGGCTAAGACCTGCTCGCCCTCTGAGGCCATGCCCATGTTCGCCGTGGAAGTGGTCAACAAGCAGAGCAGGAACTCACCTCTGCCAACTGTAGAGGAGGTCGTTGTGAACATGGGGAACTTCAGAGTGTCACTGCTGAAAAGGGAAACCAGCCGGATTGTG GTCAATGGGGTCTGGAAGAAGCTTCCGCTGAGACTCGGCGGCGGCACTGTCAACATCAAGAGCAACCCCGCTGCCGTCGAACTGGGAACCAGTTTTGGCCTCCTGGTCTCGTATGACAACGCTGGCGCTGTCCATGTCACCCTACCGTCTCGTTTCTCTGATAAAGTCTGTGGGTTGTGCGGAAACTACAACCACGACAGACAAGACGACTTCACAAAGCCCGACGGAACATTTGCCCAAAACGCTACAGCTTTTGCGCAGAGCTGGCAGTCTGGGCAAGCCTCCTCCCCCTGTGAAGCCATTCTTGTACCTCATCAGTGTGACCCCCTGCAGGTGGCTGAGTATGCCAGTGAGCAGTACTGTGGAGGCCTCGTCTCCAGCAGTGGGCCCTTCGCTGACTGCCTATCAGTTCTGGAGGGCGAGAGCTACTTCAGGGGCTGTGTGGCCAGCATGTGCTCCAGCCATGGTGACCCGGCGGCACTGTGTGGGGCGTTACAGGTGTACAGTGATATCTGCCAGGAGGCTGGAGCCTCCGTACCTATGTGGAGGAACTCTTCACACTGCC CTCTACTGTGTGGTGAGAACAGCCACTATAACTCATGTGCCGATGGCTGTCCCGAGGTATGCTCCAGTTTGGATATGGTTGGCCTCTGTGGAAGCTGTGAGGAAAGATGCGAGTGTGACTCTGGCTTAAAGCTCAGTGGGGGAAAGTGTGTCCCAGCAGAGGAGTGTGGGTGCTGGTATGATGGAAAGCACTATGAG AATGGAGCAACATTCTCAAAGGGAGAGTGCAAGCATCTGTGTCAGTGCATGGGGAACAATGACATGCAATGCACCGCAATGCAATGCACAGACAAAGAGGTTTGCAAGGTCAAGGATGGGGTGAAAGGCTGTTTCCCTTTTAAACCCGCCACATGCAGCGTCTATGGCGATCCACACTACATAACCTTTGATGGGCTGGCATATGACTTTCAAGGAGGCTGCAGTTACACGCTGACTACCACGTGTGCAGAGGACAGCGCAGTCCGGTTCACTGTGATCGGACACAACGTGCACCCCGGCCTTCAGGACTTCACCCGATCCAAGCTTGAAGCTGTCGCTCTTCAGGTTGAGGATCTACACCTCACTCTGAATCAGAGCGGAGAGGTCTAT GTGAATAATAGCCTTGTCCGACTTCCCTATTCCACCAATGGTGCAATCGGCTCAGTATGGGTCTAcctaaagaaaaacaatatcatCTTGGAGACAACCTTTGGCCTCAGAATGACGATAGATGCAAGGAACAGACTCTTCCTGCAGGTGGATGAGCGTTACATGCATGAACTGTGTGGACTGTGTGGCACCTACTCTGAACTTCAAGATGATGACTTCGTAACACCAGGAGGACAAAATGCTACAGGGTCATTTGAGTTTGGTGACAGCTGGAGACTGCCAGGCGATAATGA GTGTATTTCCCATCCAAGTGATCCCAGACACTGTGATtatgatgaggaggatgaggccTACAATGAGTGTTCCACCCTACTAGGGGACGCCTTCACACCCTGCCATGAACTCATTCACCCAAAAACCTACGTCAATAGTTGTGTCTATGACTACTGCGCCACCAACGGTGACCAACACACCCTATGCGACTCTCTCGAGTCCTATGCAGCAGCATGCCAGTTTGCAGGAGTTGAGCTGCTCAACTGGCAGTTAGACACAGCCTGCG CTGAGCCCCCAACCACTACAGCTCATCCTACACCTTCAACCGCTACCTCTCCAACAACAGATCATTCTC TCTGTCCCGTCAATTGTGACTTCGAAAAAAATCTGTGTGGCTGGGAGCAACTCTTACAGGACAGTTTTGATTGGAAAAGACATTCTGGATCAACCCCATCCAGTTTGACTGGACCAGACCAAGACCACACCACTGGAG CTGGTTTCTACATGTATATTGATGGAAATAATGTAACTCACGGAGATTCAGCTCGTCTTTGGAGCTCAATGTGCAATTACCAAGGCCCACTCTGCCTGCGCTTCTGGTACCACATGTATGGTTCAGCCACATCCATGGCGCTCAATATCTACCTGCTCAAAGACAATAAAGCTACCAAGCTCTGGGTCATGATGAACAACCAGGGACCAGAATGGCATCAAGGAATTGTTGACATTCCAGTGTCTGGTCCATTCCAA ATAATTATTGAGGGAATTCGAGGCTCTAATGCTCTATCAGATGTGGCCATAGATGACATTTCCATCCACTTAAGCTCATGTTCCG GTAACTTCCCTGGCCTGGTTGGTGGAACTAAGCCTCCCTCCCTAACAGCGGTAGTCATCCCTTCACTTCCGA TCTGCAATATGGACTGTAGCTTTGACAGCAACCTTTGTAGCTGGAATCAGATGGTGACAGATTCTTTTGACTGGACATGGCAAAATGGTTCCACCTCAACCCCGATGACTGGGCCATCTGCTGACCACACTG ATGGTCACTATCTTTACATCGAAGCCAGCAGTGTGAATCTTGGAGACACGGCTCGTCTCATCAGCTCTGAGTGTTCTGAATCTGGTCCTCAATGTCTGCAGTTCTGGTACCATATGTATGGCTCAGCAGATACAATGGGCCTCCATGTTTACCTGCTACAAAATAAAGTAGCCGATGCTGTTTGGTGGGAAAGAAATGACCATGGAAATATTTGGAAACTTGCTCAGTTGGACATCACAACAACTGGAGCTTTCCAG atcATATTTGAGGGCCGAAGAGGTTCCAACCACCAGTCTGATGTTGCCATAGATGATGTAATACTTCATCGCGGATACTGCACAG ACCTACCTAAACCGACAATTGCTGTTCTCACAACTTTGACTGTAGTTGCAACTGTGGGTCCAGAGTTTCCCGCAACtgctacacaaacacattcgTCGCCTTCGTCAAAACCACAGCCCACACTGACAGCTACTTTAACACAAAATACGGATCTACCAACAACAAAGCCACGGCAGCCAATAACATCAAAACCAATAGCAACAACCACAACTGGACCTACAGCCACAGCTACACCTTTCCCACCAACAACAGGGCACCCAGAAGTAGTAACTCCAGAGAAACCAGGCCCTGAATTTACAGAGACTGCAAGTCCAGAGCCACCAACTGCATCTACTGATGGACCCCCAACCACAGCCAGACCCCACCCACCAATAACAGGGAACCCAGGGCTTGGAACTCCAGAGCATCCAGAACCTGAAACGACAGCAGGACCTGAACAACCAGCTACATCTAATAATGGACTTCCAACCACAGCCGGACCCCACCCACCAACAACAGAGATCCCAGGACTTGTAACTCCAGAGCATCCAAAACCTGAAATGACAGCACGACCTGAACAACCAGCTACATCTACTGATGGACTTCCAACCTCAGCCGGACCACACCCACCAACAACAAAGATCCCAGGAATTGGAACTCCAGAGCAACCAGAGCATGAATTTACAGAGAAACCTCAAACAACAGCAAGTCCAGAGCCACCAACTGCATCTACTGATGGACCCCCAACCACAGCCAGACCCCACCCACCAACAACAGGGAACCCAGGGCTTGGAACTCCAGAGCATCCAGAACCTGAAATGACAGCAGGACCTGAACAACCAGCTACATCTACTGATGGACCCCCAACCACAGCCAGACCCCACCCACCAACAACAGAGATCCCAGGTCTTGGAACTCCAGAGCATCCAGAACCTGAAATGACAGCAGGACCTGAACAACCAGCTACATCTACTGATGGACCCCCAACCACAGCCAGACCCCACCCACCAACAACAGAGAACCCAGGGCTTGGAACTCCAGAGCATCCAGAACCTGAAATGACAGCAGGACCTGAACAACCAGCTACATCTGCTAATGGACTTCCAACCACAGGCGGACCCCACCCACCAACAACAGGGAACCCAGGGCTTGGAACTCCAGAGCATCCAGAACCTGAAACGACAGCAGGACCTGAACAACCAGCTACATCTACTGATGGACCCCCAACCACAGCCAGACCCCACCCGCCAACAACAGGGAACCCAGGGCTTGGAACTCCAGAGCATCCAGAACCTGAAATGACAGCAGGACCTGAACAACCAGCTACATCTACTGATGGACCCCCAACCACAGCCAGACCCCACCCGCCAACAACAGGGAACCCAGGGCTTGGAACTCCAGAGCATCCAGAACCTGAAATGACAGCAGGACCTGAACAACCAGCTACATCTGCTAATGGACTTCCAACCACAGGCGGACCCCACCCGCCAACAACAGGGAACCCAGGGCTTGGAACTCCAGAGCATCCAGAACCTGAAACGACAGCAGGACCTGAACAACCAGCTACATCTGCTAATGGACTTCCAACCACAGGCGGACCCCACCCACCAACAACAGAGAACCCAGGGCTTGGAACTCCAGAGCATCCAGAACCTGAAACGACAGCAGGACCTGAACAACCAGCTACATCTACTGATGGACCCCCAACCACAGGCGGACCCCACCCGCCAACAACAGAGAACCCAGGGCTTGGAACTCCAGAGCAACCAGAACCTGAAATGACAGCAGTACCTGAACAACCAGCTACATCTACTGATGGACCACAACCAACCACAGCCGCACCCCACCTATCACCAGTTAGACCACAttccacaacaacaactgccCCACAACGTACAACAACCAATAAACCCTATTCAACAATAGGTAGACCTCTGCCTACAACCACACCACAACCACAAACTACACATGTACCAA CACCCTCTTGCCCTGAGAACAGTCATTACACCACCTGCATACCACAATGCAGTCCAACCTGTGAACACCTGAACGGCCCATCAGACTGCAGTGACAGTGAGGGTTGTGTGAAGGGATGTGTATGTGATGGCGGTTTTGTGCGTACAAGTAAAGCCTGTGTGCCTATCCAACGATGTGGTTGTATGGACAGGAACGGCACCAGACAAAAC TTCAATAAAGAGTGGTACACCGATCACTGCAGtaagaaatgtaaatgtgagaAAGACGACGGCGTGGGAAAGATTGACTGCGATGACAAAGATGAGTGCGGTGGAAAGGCTGTCTGTCTTCAAAATGAGGAGGGAAATTATTACTGCCAGTCTACAG GCTTCGGACAGTGCACTATCAGGGGAGATTCTGAGTACAGAACATTTGATGAACTGAAGCATGACTTTGAGGGTAAGCACTCCTATGTGCTGGTCAGCACCAACAACTTGCCGTATTACCTTCCACACGTTTACATCGAGGCCACCAATACCGTACATGATGAGGAAGATAGTCGGCATCATGGTGACGATAGCAGTGAAGAAGACAACGCCCGCCGTTCGAGGGACAAAGATGACggcgatgaagatgatgaagatgacagcAAACATGATGACGACAGTGAAGAGCATAAGGAACACCACAGATTACGAGAGCTTAAGATCAGAGTGTATGATCACACCGTGGTTTTCAAGAAGAACCGCAAGCTGATT GTGGATGGAAGGGAAACCAAAACTCCCACCTCGCCGACTGCTGGTCTAAACATCTCCCTGCATTCCTCTCGCATCTACCTGAAGACCGACTTCGGCCTCTCCGTAGAGTTTGACGGACGCGACGCAGCAG AGATCATTTTACCAAACCTGTATAAAAGGAAAGTGGGGGGTCTCTGTGGGAACTTTGACGGCCACAAAGGGAACGACCAGATGAAGCTGGATGGTACCAGGGCCAAGAGCATCAAAAAGTTTGGAGACAGCTGGAAAGTGTGA